From the Hevea brasiliensis isolate MT/VB/25A 57/8 chromosome 13, ASM3005281v1, whole genome shotgun sequence genome, the window TATTTAGTCATTATATTAGCTCGAGAAATTGAATTGCGGAGGGATAAGGCTATTTCACTAATTCAACCATCAGACTACCACGCTCGATGGTAAatgctattaatttattaatcgggtgattttgaaaataataataataataacaataataattgagttgttcaatatttattttgttatatATCCAAAAAATCAATGCATTTTTCTTACAATATAAAAGAAAGTCTTTGCTGCACAAATtctcaaatacataaaattattATATCTCATAAGAATTAAGACTTTTTAATATTAAGGCTCCATTTGTGTTGTGAAaaacatttttttcatttttagcaTTTGGGATATTCAGAGAATGGATCTaaagaaaatattttctcataaaaattaagtcatttttaagtaaaataactttctcttttcagaataataaattattttctagacttttataatttcattaataataaaaatacttatatgTACATAACATAAATACTtattattagtttaatattacaattaaataataaaaaatattttcataaattttttaaaaatagtttttataaaaaatattttttatatataaattatttttcataaaaaaaataaatgttttatatctcattcaaatctcaatagaaattaaattaataaaaataaataaaaagaatccTATTGTAAGTGGTACCATGAAGCCATCAGATATAAACAATTGACAAACAATATCATGTGGAAGTTCAATTTCTGCCATTGAAATAATGGTTAAAGAAAAAGATACCCAGTGAGCTGGATTGATAGTGAGTGGTTTCATTTCCAAGATATCATAGGATTTTCCAAAGAAGCAAGTATTGTTTTTGATGTTTATGCCTCTTTTTTCCTCTCTCACAATCACCTCACTTTAACTAaccaaattaataataataataataataataataataataataataataataataataataataataataatttagccTCCAAATTGGATGTCACTTAATTCATGTAATGACAATCAAAGAATCCACTTTTTCTTGtcatttttttgtttaaattaattatttaattgttgAGTACTTATTTTTATGATTAGaatttaattcttaatattttattCCTATAAGTTTTATATTAAAATCTATTTTtacaaatgaaattaaatttttatctagTAGTTTTAATGATTGAGTGCATATaacttaatattaaaaaaatagaaattcagacattgaaagtgtttttattttatatataattataataaacaaagtaattgtaaatttaaattttcaaattgaatgaatttctttaatCAATTTTCTTTCAAATTTGCATAAATATCActtgttatatttttataatttcaaccTTTATATTCAAAATTAATAATTGAGATTTCATTAACCAATATGATTCCCAATTGTTCAAATTTAAAGTTGATTTTCAATAAAATCTTGGCCATCTCCTAAAATATTAAGGCTAATTTTTTTCCATCCTACTAAAATTTTGTTTCTTTAGAATAAATCAtttgtaagaaaaaaaattaaaataattatcacACAATCAagtatgaattttattttttttaaattaagtatttttttaaaattaaaagaattatttttttaaatatgagaattgataaaaaaaaaatcgattaaattgAATTGGATATGTTTCTAATTTTAGAAAAAGGTTTAAGGACATGTTTGATAAATGGATTCTCTATAAAAATCttattaaatttctttataaATACATATCATATTTGGTATGAGTAACAATTCATTTGAAATtacatataattaaatatataaatttaaaagtgAATGCAAAATTAATAAGACTacaaatttaattctattaaaacaataaattttattaataaaattaatttataaataaaataaatttaaaacataatataaatCTCAACATCTTATTTAATTAACCTTATAATGTaagataattttatatttattcacactttaaatttatatttttaatggacTTCTGTGTGTTAGGCTCATTCTACTCATTTACAATAAATTTAAAGTtttaaatgagttagttgtttaaaaataaataaataaataaaatagactcTTGAGCCACTAGAATGTCCCTTTCCAACTGCCTTGTAAATGCAGGCAAGTTGTTGCTTTTAGGTATTGATTAAGAAAAAAATAGTGTGAATTCACTAGTTCAACTACTAGTCACCTAATCTTTGAACTTAGTTGCTACTTGCTACTTACAATCAATGTGACCATTTGATTAATTAGTTGAAAGGCTTGAAAATCTAAGGGTAAATTACAATGATGTTCCTGAAGTTTAATAAAACTCACAAATTAatttttgatgtaattttagtaATGATTTgatctttaaatttatttttgttaaCAATTTGATCCTCATAGTAAAAATCTGGTCATAGCGGCCAATTTGTTAATAAATTGTTAGtagaaataaaatttaaggaCTAATTCATTACGAAACTTACACTATATATTAATTTATGAGTTTTGTTAAATCTTCGAGACTAAAAATTAATGTTGAaggagaaaataataataataaatttaaaaaaataaaataaaaggaaaaaatgaaattgaattgaTTTCAAAAGTTTACCCACAATTTGAAATGAAAGAATAGGAAGAATGCAAAGTAATGGTCCTAAATGAGcacactttcttttgttttttggTGATTGCCAGCTTGTGTTTTGATGATGATTGTTGAAGTCATAGGACCACATCCCACCAAAACAGATCTCATTAGCTTGGTGTTGCAGAGCTTCACACCTCATTAAAATGTCCAAATTTCTTCTTTTCATGAATACAGATGTCAtatccaaattaaatataatacccATTAGAGGTCATGATTTTACCtactgagatatatatatatatatatatatatatatatagagagagagagagagagagagagagagagagagaagatgaaATTGTAATTGATATTTCATTgtgattatatataaaatattactcTCTTTGTACAAAGTAGACATCATGTATCCCCACCAGTTGGACAATTTTGTGCTATCTTCCTCAGGTTCTCAATGATCATTACAAGCTTTGTGTTGAGCCTATTCACAAAGCACTTGGGCAGCCATCCAGCAGGATCTAGCtgtaaatcaaacaaagaaaaaaaatataatattatttggTTTAAAGATTTTTCTGTTTCTGGAAAAACAGGTTTAACCCTCAATCTCAAATAGACTTAAATGAACTGTAATGCAATGGGGACTGCACATAGGTTGTTCAATTACCTGAACAACATAAGTGACCATACAGGAGTCATCTTCAAGCTTCTCCACAACCCATCCTGACTGAAGCAATAGTCCTCTGATTGCATTATTTTGCTTAGGGTGCAATCCTGCAGCTATCTCCTTCGGCAGCGAAGCTACTGCTACTACCTACAGTTTGTTCAAAGAAACAAAACAACCAAGTTCAAATATTGAAGGAAGCGTTCTTTTCATTGCATAGTTCTCTCTATTTTCTTTGTCATACTCACCAAGGTTCCATCTTCCATTGTTTCGCGTCGCTCATATACTATGAATTCTCTGTTTCTGAAGAGAGGTTTAGAGTTCTCTCCGAACCTGAGGCGAATTATGCACAAATTTTCTTCGAGATCTTTTATGTATCTTGCTTCCACCAGGTCAGGATCCCATTGCTGATCTAACCAAAAttgcaattaaaattttatcaacAATCTCAAACACATGTGGAAAGGCCTTAAAAAATTGATTACCCTTGCAGCATCAATGGCATTTGCAACAGTGATGAATTGTTGTGGAGAGACTGATTTTAGCAGCCACCTGCTACGAAAGGTGTGGAATGAACCAGACCTGCGTTTTGATATCTCAACCCCATTGTCTAGGGTTACAACCTTCCATCCATCATTGCCATTTCCAAGCCTGTTGGAGTCAGAAGCTGATAGCAAATCCTGTATGCAGCTTTCGCTCGCAAAGTACACGTACCTTCTTAGAGAGTCCTCACTAATGGACCTGCGaaaaaattccaaataaaaaGTAGAATCTGAGGGAGCTATAATCAATGTAACAGTGTCAAGATTAGATAAGAAAGATATTTAGTACTTACCAGGACCTGCTGCTACCTGTTGGACTGTTCATTGCAAGTTTCGAGAACAGTTACTGGGAAGCCTTCCTCTCACTTCAAGAAAATCAAAGATATTGTAAAGAGTATATATGGTAGAGAAAGGGAGAGTTGGAGGTTAAGGATTCTTAGAGAAAGAGGCAGAGAAGTGTAAAATAATGGGAAGTGGGCCGAGGTCATTGATGCACATGCAATGCCAGAGGAAGCTCCATGATTAGAAATGCACGTCTCTCTCTTACAGAAAGATAAAAGAAGGATTCTTTTCTTGCAAAAAAGCAGCAAGAACCGAGGGTAGGGAAGATGCTGCACATGGAGTGTTGGTGGGCTTTTAAAAATACAGCAGAGAGAGGAGGGAAAAGGACTTAAAATAAAAACCAGACTAATAAGACTAATAGAGTTTTTAAATCTCTATATTATCCAAAACCTTTTGCTTGGTTATGGGTGACATTGACCCTACCAAAAACAATCTCATGACTTCCTCCAGCACATGCCATGGCCAAATTTAAACTCCCGAGCCAAACAACAGAAGGACAAATCCGGACCAAATTGTAAGTCCCTTGCATAGTATGGTTATTGTACTATCTCATCAAATCCATTTACATTCCAAGCACTTGCAAAATGTTAGCATCTGTTATTTTGAGATgattatacacataaataatcTTCTGTTCTGCTAACGGAACACAAGATTTTGGACCAATTCCACTCATCATCACATGCTTGGAAAGTAATGCTATGGTAAAAGACACAAAAGTGAGTCTTGGTTTTTAGCAGTGGTCCAAGAATAAAAGAATATGAGCATCTTTTAGTAGTATTAATATAAGAAAGTTGACACAGCCATATGATCAAATGGAAACACGGATTATTTCCTgttacatacaataacaattgaAAGTTACTTTcggaaaataaaaagagaaaagggaTAATCAAAGGGGAGTTTgttgaattattaaagaaaagcaTTCTCATTTCTATCATTACTGGTAACAACTAAGGAAATAGTGAAAAAAATTTCAGCTCCAAAATAAACTATGATGTTGACATTTTGTGCTTTAGGAATCCTTTAGCCTTTAGACTTTCCACCGTGTCCTGGATGGCATCTTCAACTGGAGTGAAAACTAGCCCCATCTCAATTAATCTCTTGGCAGCATCTTTGCAAGTTGTCAGGCCCGGTTGAGTTTCCCCAACAAACCTGTATGTGATTAAGAGTCAAGAACATGCACTTACAAAACCAAACAAAAATCTTAATAGACAAAAAGAAAGGCCACATTCTTCGAATTTGATAATAtcaataaaagaaataataatagaaCTTGGTGGTGCTTGCATGGTCAAGAAATAATAATGAGATAAACCTATATTTTCTGTTAATGAATAAATTCTCCCCCTTGGTTTTATTAAACAAGATCTACAGGTTGTACTGTTTCCTATTTACATGCATTATCAGATAACCTTTCTCACAGTTAGGCCTGCCCAACTAGCCGAACCAGACCAGAATCAGCAGTTGCGGTAACAAGGTTCAGGGAAACCAGAACAAAAGGGCCCTGTGGTTCCGATTCAGTTCCGGTTGGATAAAATCCAACGGttgaaatttttttcatttttttttttaaatctagtTTTGACTTAGACCTAAACCAGCCAATTTCAGTCCGGTCAAAGATGATTTTGATCAATCCGGTTTTGACAAGTTCCAATTTCAATTCTGAATTGAACCAGTCCAGTTCCATTTCTTAACCATCCCTTGGCCAGGTCCAATAACAGTTGTCTAGGAAAAGAAAAAAGGATCTACCATTCATAGAAAATCTAACGCTATGTTTGCTGTTAAAGCACTTTTCATGGAACCAATCATGGCCTCCCTTGAAAAAAAGAATGAAATTGAATAAGCAACGTAATGATAAAAAAGATAATCATAAGAGATAATTGGATGTTTGATAAAATTTGATGCCTACCCATTTGACACAGATATGCCAATCATTAATTTCTTTTCAGTAACGGGGAGGAAGACAAGGAAGTTAACTGTTTCAAGTCTAACCTCATGCATTACAGAACAAGCATCTAACCATTGGATTCTTGAGCTAATGGCAGGTATGCCATTCAACTTTAATCATTCAAAGCGAGTAGAAAAACACATAATAGCAAGTTTTTATATGTGATTAATTCATTTTCTCTAGGCTAAATGGTGAAAAACACACATTTAGATCCATTAGCACTAAGCTCCAAACTCCAAAAGTATAATGTCATCAAGTTGATAAattatttcataagaagaaagcatAATTAAATTTCATCAAGATTAGTGAATTTCAATTTGTATCATAAAATCACAATTTTGGTATTGTTTCAATAGGGTTGTTAATGCTAAACTTTTGAATGGATTTCAGTAAACTTTTCTGTGTTGATTAAAAATAGCATATTTTTAATTGTACAATTATATTGGAAAAAATTTACTTGATTATCATATTTAAAATTCAGATGACATCATAAAGAAAGCAACATAGACCTTATTGAAACAAAACTAAAGTTCAACGATTTTGCTGATATAAATTGAAGTTCAATGATAATAGCAAAATAAGTGAAAATTCagaaattatgattggaactaacccaaaaaaaaaaaggatctaTAAAACATTCATTCTCCACCAATCaatgaataaataatttttcttaacTTCCTTTACTATTTTTGACATAAATCATTAAAAGTGAACACTAGTAAACAGAACTATGGATTATCCCAGAGTTATTTTctgttcctttttctttttcttttagttTCAAAGTTATTAATATGCATACGATATGACTTGTGAAAATCTTCATCATAGACAGGAAGCTTCAAAGAGAATACGAACCATAAAGCAAGCTCCAATAGGACCATTTGGAAAGCATCTGATACAGCGCAAACTACAAGCAACAACAGTGCTTAACGATGCATCAGAAGTCTTTATTGCACAATTACTAACAAGAACTAACTTAGTGGAGCTTCAAGGGATGAGACCAGGTCAAACGAGAGGTGGCACTAGACAAAAGTGGACACATTTAAGCAACAAAGAGGAGAAGGGACTTGTCCAATCTTCAGAAAGAAGTGGACCCTACAAGGCTGGGGAGAGAAAAGGTATATGATCACCACCAAAAGACTGAAACTGAAACGGGAGGAGCTCTCATATTTGCACAACAAAAGCACCATAAGTAGACAATCACAAAGAAGACAAGGCCACGTGACAACATAGACCTTAGAAAGATTTCATTATTGAAGAGATAAAGCTCACCCCATGGCCACCTCCGTATCACATGTAGTGCGATTATTAGAGTCATCTAGGCTCATTATATCGCAGAGTGGATTGCAGTCCTGCTACAAGAACTTCCACTAGTGAAGCACTGTTGTGTTTCTTTCTAATTctattcatttttttattattatagcaAGGTAGTATTTCGTGACAATTTTTACATATTGTGCTAACTCCACCTCTCTACTCTGAACTAGGGGAGATCATCCAAGAATAGAAGTTTCGCAAAAGAATAATTTAGCCATAGGATTCaaactttgataaaaaaaaaaggtagcACCCACTTGTTAACCATGCTAACTGAACTAAACCTCAGCATTTTTAAAGATACTTCCCAAAGGAAGCCATCAATCTTCTACTAGATGGACCTGGATGAGCAGGTCCAGCAACCAACGTGCAAAACATAGAAATATGTTTCAAAATGAAACCTTATATATAGATATATTACCACATTTTTGGGGAAAAGCCCCTTACCCCTTCAATATACAAGTCAATTTCTCcactttgccatttaaaattgttgaactttttctttaaaattttaaatgcacATAAGACTAAAACCACGAACATGACAAGAATAAAAGCACCAAAACTAGATGTTCTACAATGCATCCTCCCTCAGTCATGATTACCACCAACCAATACTAATAATGACACTAACAATTAAAAAACAAATGTAATAAATTATGAATATGGAAGGAATTATGAAATCTTCGTTAAGTTTTCCAAAAAAGATTTTAAAGTGGCTTATTTTGGAGACATAAACTAGCAAATCAGCTTTTGTATTGTGACTCTCAGCTTCTATATTGCCATAGCCCGTTATGGTCCACATTAATCTTTCCGACAAAGACCTGCATTACTTGAGGCATTGAATAGGAATAGTACTTCTTAGATATCCTTGTAAATTTTCTGTGCATGTAAGTGTTTGTGTAGGAATGAGAGCGACATCAgtcactttatttttttatttttttattttttggattAGTGGAGACAATAATAACTGGACAATTGCTAGACAGCAAAGCCATGATATCTGACAAGATGGTGTACAAAAAAACAAACCTGTGAACAGGAAACTCAGGGAAGAGCTTGGAAACCCTCTCTGCAAAATCACCAAATTGATAAATACCATTTGTGCAGAGATATCTACCAGAAGCAGTAGGAGTCTCAAACAGCAAAATTTGTGACTCAGCCACATCTTTGACATGCACAGCTCCCAACCAGTGATATTCCTGAGTGTCTTCTGATCCCTCCAACAATTGCTTCAACACAGCACAGCTAGCATTCAGACTAGGCTGCAACAGTGGGCCTAGACATGTAGCAGGATGGATTGTCACCAGATTCATTCCATGCTTCTTTGCAAAGTCCCACGCTTCTTTCTCTGCCAGTGTCTTTGACACTGGATACCACTTCTGCCAAAGCCAAGTGCCCAACAAGTGAGCATAGAAagaaactaatttttttttttttaaatcacatttGATGCACAACCCATAAACATAAGAACAATGAAATCAGGATTTCATggaagcaatcataatctttatggGTAAATATTGTTCTTCTACCATCACATGAATTGAAACGCAAATACTGAAACAAATCATGAGCAATAGAAAGAAAAGATAAGCAAGTGCCCACCTGACGAGACTTGCAGTAATCGATGTCAGTCCACGACGACTCATCAAACACTTTACCGGCCGGCCAATTAGGATTAGGAACCAACGCCGAAATAGACGACGTGACCACCACGCGCCTCACACCGAAGTTCTTGGCAGCCTGCAGCACATTAATCGTGCCCTGCACCGCAGGCAATACAAGCTCCTTCTGCGGGTCCTTAGGGTCCTCTAGTGTACAGGGAGAGGCCACGTGGAAAACCCCCCGACAGCCCTCAACGGCCTTGGCAACGGCGTCGTAGTCAAGAACGTCGGCCTCGAAGATACGAAGTTGGACGTTAGAGTAGGCGGCGGAAGGGAGGAGGTGGAAGAGGTGGGAGGCATCGGAGGAGGGGTAGATGGAGGCGTGGATGGTGGTGTAGCCATGGGTTATGAGGGTCCGGACCAGGTAGGATCCAATGAAGCCATTGGCTCCAGTGACGCAGACTGGCTCTTTGTTTTGGATCGACATGGTTGTTACAGCTAGGAATGAGCTCTGACGTGCCTATGAGGACTAGCGACAGCGAAATAAATTCttaataaattgaaaataaataatcttatctatgcatataaaaaaaaaaaatcttatccaTAATTTGAAATTCTAATGACATTTTTTTTAAGAACTCTAATTCAATTCAAATTAAGaacattaaattaaataaaccttttaaaaataataataataataataataaataagttaataattaaattaataatattaatttaattattagcttaaatataataaaataaaatatgatataaTAATAAAACTTAAAAAAGTATACATAGTTTaaagttttatttaaaattaaaataataaattattatatgtaaattatCTCATAATATTATTTCTGTTAAAGttttacttttttaaaaaaaaaaaaaaacaaattgatTGGCCTTTATTGTAATCTTCTTTATCATTTAAAGATGACGTTGATTTTTTGTGTGGTGGGTCTGTATTAGTTAAGTTAacgtaaaagaaaattatttatgaaattaCCTATCAGGCACAATTTCTCCAATGTACtcaacaatttaaaattttcataataaattttaatttttatcatattcacttataaatttataaaatatatcttGTAgcctattttatatatatatatatatatatatatatatatatatatatatattactcttactataaaaaatatattttttatttttttaataattataaatatatttattacagATATAAGCgagtatattaattaaataaaataattattaattaatgagtgaatagaaaatatgtaaattttataattaaaatatattttctatatttttttaagaaaaaagttTAGGTGGAGTAAACTCCCGCAATCCGGGTCTTAGCCTTAGTAAGATATTACAATGAAATTTACATATCGCTCTAATTGGTAGGACTCAAactctctttttttatttttttatcaaagatAATTTGGAGGGTATTTGGTTTGAATTATAAGTCAGTCAAACCTGCTTGCAAGTAGAAAGTaatgaataaattattatttgatttgacttataaattaaagaaattactaaaaataaattaaaaatcataaCTAAGGTATCTTTATTTATgacttattaatttatttatttttaatcaagtaaaaaattatattatcttaataattttaaaaatatcaatattattatcattttaacaaCTACAATACTTAAtggtatattatttttaattattttgataaattaaattccttataaatatcttttaactaaatacttaaattatttaaaaattaattttaaataattttattcaacatattaattatttatttttaaattaatttataaattaaaatacatatttaaataaaaaaaataaaactaagtaGTCAAACTAAATATCCACTTAATGTTGATGGTTGTAATTGTGAGTAGGATCTTTGCTTGAAAAAGTAGGAAGCttttatgttatggtcaaaatgctCCTCCAGATATGTAAAACAGATAGATTAgattttgatgatttattataagGAGACTCATGTAAAATTtactataataaattattattataataaaattattattgtatTCTAAAATTTGTCCCATTGAAAACCTCTACCACCAACTctgctaattttttttaaatgtctTAAGGCCTTTTGAGcattattattagaattattattaaaaaaattatttatatatatatatatatataaaatagagagtattaaaaaataatttaaaattaaatttaataaattttaataataaaaatattaaaataataaaataatttttttaatattaaataatatttttattaaaaaaataattttaaatatttaaacatAATGCGAAACAGAGACTTAAGCATATCCATCATCTACAAACTATAGAAATTACATGAGCCTATACATATAGTCTTTCCTGTTGACTTTAAATTtgagaaaattaatatatttttatactaAAAATTTATATTCTTCACTCTACAGTAGTAGAAAGAAAATATCTTAATAAGAGTAGGACAGTTTGGCCCACaattcttataaaaaaaattattattattttccatgaaaCTAATTAATCTAGCTTAAATTTAtaactataataaaaatatattttttttattttaatacaacatatatattatgaaatagagaaattaatatattatatgggcaaaattaaaaataatatattatgagggctaatattatttataaaattcgagaaaaataaaaaggaaaaaagaatttACCTGTATGTTCCAGCCTTGACATAGATACAAAATCACAATTTGTC encodes:
- the LOC131171772 gene encoding uncharacterized protein LOC131171772; translated protein: MNSPTGSSRSWSISEDSLRRYVYFASESCIQDLLSASDSNRLGNGNDGWKVVTLDNGVEISKRRSGSFHTFRSRWLLKSVSPQQFITVANAIDAARQWDPDLVEARYIKDLEENLCIIRLRFGENSKPLFRNREFIVYERRETMEDGTLVVAVASLPKEIAAGLHPKQNNAIRGLLLQSGWVVEKLEDDSCMVTYVVQLDPAGWLPKCFVNRLNTKLVMIIENLRKIAQNCPTGGDT
- the LOC110660045 gene encoding cinnamoyl-CoA reductase 1, coding for MSIQNKEPVCVTGANGFIGSYLVRTLITHGYTTIHASIYPSSDASHLFHLLPSAAYSNVQLRIFEADVLDYDAVAKAVEGCRGVFHVASPCTLEDPKDPQKELVLPAVQGTINVLQAAKNFGVRRVVVTSSISALVPNPNWPAGKVFDESSWTDIDYCKSRQKWYPVSKTLAEKEAWDFAKKHGMNLVTIHPATCLGPLLQPSLNASCAVLKQLLEGSEDTQEYHWLGAVHVKDVAESQILLFETPTASGRYLCTNGIYQFGDFAERVSKLFPEFPVHRFVGETQPGLTTCKDAAKRLIEMGLVFTPVEDAIQDTVESLKAKGFLKHKMSTS